The following coding sequences are from one Oncorhynchus nerka isolate Pitt River linkage group LG6, Oner_Uvic_2.0, whole genome shotgun sequence window:
- the LOC135572077 gene encoding glutathione reductase-like has translation WSYIWSPCVTEEAIKNRGKENVKSYKTSFTPMYHAITTRKTQCIMKLVCVGKEEKVVGLHMQGIGCDEMLQGFAVAIKMGATKADFDKTIAIHPTSSEEFVTMR, from the exons TGGTCTTACATTTGGTCTCCTTGTGTTACAGAGGAGGCGATTAAAAACAGGGGGAAGGAGAATGTGAAGTCTTACAAGACCTCCTTCACTCCCATGTATCACGCCATAACCACCAGGAAGACTCAGTGCATCATGAAGCTGGTGTGTGTGGGCAAGGAGGAGAAG GTGGTGGGCCTTCATATGCAGGGAATTGGCTGTGATGAGATGTTGCAAGGCTTCGCAGTAGCCATCAAGATGGGGGCAACTAAAGCAGACTTTGACAAGACTATTGCCATTCACCCCACATCGTCCGAGGAGTTTGTTACGATGCGTTAA